Below is a genomic region from Seriola aureovittata isolate HTS-2021-v1 ecotype China chromosome 23, ASM2101889v1, whole genome shotgun sequence.
CAAATATGTACACTTCTTTTACAGTcacagtaaaaaatatataaaaatacttaCATCATATATCAGGACTGGGCGATAATTAAATAGCGtcatttataattatttattgtgatgaaACTTTCATTGAAATTCGCAGTTGTCATTGAGGATTTTAGTGTGAGAACTATTTCTATGAAATACTCTTACTTCGAAGCAGCgcttttacatatatatatatatatatcatgtttctgtttctgttttctgttctctgaATGCAGAACTTGTTACGTAGTATTTTTAAACTGAGGTATTGTTATTTTTGAGATctgaattcattttaataagttGCGTGTTGTAACCGCTGATAGAGAATACTCACCTTCTTACACACAGCAGAGATGTGTCAGGACAGCTGACGAAATGGTGGAAAACTGTATTATCAGAGTGGTGACAGAacagtgtgaagtgtgaaggtTCTGACTCCTATAATTGACATATCTCTGCTGATTGCACCACCAGGATCGAGCCGTTTCAGCAGCCCACTGATAATCAGGAGTTGCGCAAGACAAATGTCATGAAGCAGTAAATCAAGAATTTCGCTGGTACATTTGCACCCAACTCTGCACGTCATTTCAGGctataatcatttttattatcaaaacaaaCTGGTATCATGGCAATGATGTGAAAACCTGAGCACACCTTAACCtagtacacacacagtgaccaTATCTCAACATCATGTTTAAGATGCTGCGAATTCATGTCCGTCAACTCATCCTTTAATCTTCAAAGAATGAagctcattcactcatttaataATCTGACAATACTCAGATCATagggaataataataatcagttaGAGGTAAACTGAGGTTTAGCCAGTTTTAGACAACGCTGCTGCTTGTGCGActttttctgttcattaaaacaagaagaaaaacatctttatattTCTCACAATACATAATCAAGAAAACACAGTATCCGCCACCGTGATAAAAAACTATCTGCTCTGTTTCCTGTTATGAGAAAACTGGTTTAACATTATAacataatatttttcatttcagaattACTATagatttttctcatttacatatatatatatttgtatatacacAATGATAAgataacaaaaacaagtgtgtaCTGTGCGTTTCAAATCACTTCCAGTTGTAGGCCTACTCTGAAGCAGTGTTCCCCAACCAACCCGCACTGCTTCTGTGTCCTCTGCACTCAgtacacacttacacacacacacacacacttacacacacttacacacacttacacacacacttacacacacacacacacacacacacacacacacacacacacacacacacacacacacacacacacacacacacacacacacacacacacacacacacacacacacacacacacacacacacacacagagtacggtcaatgaaaagcaaaaggccaactttcatctgttttgtccGCTGTCTCCTgctggggacaaataaagtttcttgaatTGAATTGATAGTGATTCTGGACACTTCACGTCTTAGGTACagttaaaagttgttgttgttgtatgaaACCATCTGTTTCTTCAGACTGAGCTGTGTGACTTAAGTGATGTCACTCGAGTCAGCATCAGTTTGAGCTGAAGACTCGCCACGCTCCAGGCTACATTAGCCGCTACTGGCATAACACACCTGAGTCTCTGACCCAGCTGCTGGCGGtcagttgcattgtgggtaatgtagacGCATCATGAGTTTTACAGCTGCGTGATGATGAATCTGTGGAATAATAATATCTGACTTTTCtgagagaaacataaaaatgtgttttcttgaaaattcaaaatgtcttaaaacaagcagcagaatCTGAAATATGAAGATTAAAAATgcctaaatgaaaaaaattaaaatgctctaatatgtattttatttttatgtactCAATTACTCTGTCATAATTTATTGATAAACACATGTACTTCAATGTGACTTAACCTTAACCATAACTGAATGAACTGTTTCATTGTGATATGAATTAttacatacattaaaaacagctaacaacacaaaacaaagtgagGAGGTCTactgcatttaaaaatgatttttttattattttctataaaaGCAACTGaacaacttaaataaaacaaaaaaactatcaGCTCaaagaataaatgaacaatgaatGTGACCAGACATCCAACTTTAACACCAgacagactctagtggtcactCAGAAACTAGTTATTGAAAATCCAGCTCAGTAACTTCTGAGACGAAGACCAAATAAGTAGACTCACCACTGAACCAGTATAAAGTCAAATATTAAATCTACAACATAGGGAAAAAATAAGGCACAAACCActgtttataaatattaaactacatttatctgcgcatcagcagcttcagtggCACCATGAAAGGGTTGAGGGGGGGGCAGGGTCCCATCACGTCTCCATTCCCTGATTGGCTGGATGTGTTGTTGCTCTCTGATGATTGGCTCTCAGCTTCTGGCTGCAGTGTCCTCCCACCACTGTCCACGACCTCACCGCCGCCAGTCCCGTCAGAGCTCTGCTGACCCTCTGGTGTGGTGCTGTCTGGACCGCTCGGACCCTCTGACTGAGCAGAGGGTGCGCCCTTCAGGTTATTAAACAGTTCTCTCGCCAGCTGGGAGTTAGCAGGTGATGACAGACGCTGGTACACCTGAAACATGGAGAGGAGAACGTTCAGGTGAAGGAAtaagaacagaaaaataacttttgtACTTACACAAATCTGTGCTGATACTGAACTAACATGCTACTGACACAAGCTTTGGTTCATACTTGCTGCTCTcagcatatttgtgtgtgtgtgtgtgtgtgtccaatgTTTTACAAAGAAGTTGTAACCTGTGAGTCTGTCCTCGCAGGTTCCTTTGGTTCCTAGTGACCTGGTCCTGATCTACTGCTGCAGATGTTCGGTCAGTATCTTTTCTGACCTGGGACAGACTGAACCTAGACCTGTGACAGTCTGTGGTTCCAGGTTCTACTTTATGTCTCCACAGCTTTTTACAAACCTCAACATTTTGGTTCAGGGTCATTTAAAGCCTCAGACTCCAGGACAAACACTGTAACGATGGAACATCAGAGCTGATGGTGGAacatcagaggacagagaggtgaCAGTGGAACATCAGACGTGACGGTGGAACATCAGAGGTGACGGTGGAACATCAGAGGTGACGGTGGAacatcagaggacagagaggtgaCGGTGGAacatcagaggacagagaggtgaTGGTGGAacatcagaggacagagaggtgaTGGTGGAacatcagaggacagagaggtgaTGGTGGAACATCACAGGTGATGGTGGAACATCAGATGTGACGATGGAacatcagaggacagagaggtgaTGGTGGAacatcagaggacagagaggtgaTGGTGGAACATCACAGGTGACGGTGGAACATCAGACGTGACGGTGGAACATCAGAGGTGACGGTGGAacatcagaggacagagaggtgaCGGTGGAACATCAGAGGTGACGTTGGAACACCAGCTGCTAGAGGAACTTCAGTTGTTTGTTCAGGAGAACATTAAACACTGAACTCTGctccacagaaaacaacagctcGGTACCAGAAACGTGATGATTCTGAAAATATCAACACTTTCCTAAAGTCCCAGTGAAACGTGGTCAGACCAGTGACGTTTTGTTCAgttgaaacagaaacagaaaaacacagaacacagctgTATGTGGACAAAACACATCTTCACAGTATCTAAACACATGACCTGTGTTATTTATGGCCGTGTTGTAAAGCAGTTGTTTTCCTCCCGCCCTGAACCTGGATCCAGTATCAGCTCTTGGACAGAGCAAATCTAAGTTCAGGAGccggagagaggagagcagctgaGACAACAGCAGACCATAGACCTTCAGTTATGGTTATGGTCAAGTCTGACGGACCTCCTCTCCGATCAGGCCTAGCTGTCTCTCCTGGAacaggctgctgtgtgtgaatcTGATACTAACAGATGGAAATGCATTTGATCTGAGGTGTAGGACCTTCATTTGTGGTCTGTGCTGCCCCTTAGTGGAAACCTAACAGACCAGCCTGCTGCATGAGATGCTGATGAGAACTCACTTGTTGCATTTTAAATACAAAGGATGTGAGTTTCATTCCAGCTCTGGGTTGCGCCAGCTGCAggttttacagatgttttctcAAGTGTGTGTCACACTTGACAAACTGTAACAGAaatcagtgtaaatgtgtgagaGACTGAGGAGTGAATGAAAACTTACAGCTGGCTCCATGCTTTACTGAGCAGGTGCTGCTCAGATACAACAGTAATGAAGCATGTGACttagcttttattttctgactgtGACACCTTGTGAACTCAGCTGCATTTTGATTGGCTGTCAGCATCTCTTTCAAATCACTGCAATCTCAACAATGTTGTTCACCACtgttgtcgtttttttttttttttttaagtatattttttgggcttttgagCTTTAGATTGAAACTGAAGCAGGTCGTACCTGGACCAGGTGTTTGTGCAGGTTCTTACAGTCCAGCAGGGGAACCTCCTCAGGTAGAGACATCAACAGGTCCAACATGATGGCGCTCTCTGCAGGACAAAGACAGTGAACAACATGGAACATGTgtagaaacacagaggaaaaccaCATGATCGTAATTCCTACAAAATAAGACACTGATTATCTTTAGGTAAACAGTTCTGTAGAGTGAAGGTCTGTTATTATTCCTTTAATCTATCAATATAATTGATTATCATGTTGGAAGTGGCCACAACACACTAAATGAATGGTTAACAGCTGTGGTTGTATTTACAGAAGACcaaattaaatacacacaatgaCACCAGCAGTGACTCACCCATGGGGGTGAGGTGACACTCGTCAGTCGGATTGTGGATCGCACTCAGGTAGCGGTAGATCCTCTCAAAGTCCACAATGCACTTGACACCTAAGGTCCGGGGACTGTCTTTGGTGGCGAACTTGCTGGTGCGACCAAAACTGGCATGAACTTTTGCGGCAGGGCCAGAGAGGGGGGGCAGGGGGTGGGTGTTGGAGGTGGAGGAACTGGAGGAGGGGACAGAGGATTGAGCAGCACTTGGGAGAGGGGGGAGACTGGTGACAGCGGGAGAGACAggtgtgtgactgactgtggaCTTTACAGTGGaagcagaggtggaggtggtgggggttggggtggaggtggatgcgggggtgggggctggggtggaggtggaggcggGGGCTGAGGTGGAGGCGGGGGTGGGGGCTATGGTGTAGGTGAGGGTGGATGCGGGGATGGGGGCTGGGGtggaagtggaggtggaggcggGGCTGGGGGCTGgggtggagctggaggtggaggcggGAGTGGGGGctggggtggaggtggaggcgggggtgggggctggggtgggggtggaggtggagggatgCTGCTGGGTTGTCTTGATTGAGGAGACACTCGGAGTGTCTACCACTGCTGCAGAGCCAGGACTGAGCGTGCTCTGTCCTGAGGCCGGGGTCTCAGGCTTTGGGGCTGTAGGGGACGCTGCAGGTATTTCTGTTGCACCTGGCTGGTTGGAGGGGGCAGCAGGTGAGCTTACGGATGTGGTTGAAGGCTTATGCTGGGGTGGAGGGACTGTGCTGTGTGGCACTTTGACCACTCTGGATTGACCTGGGGGTCTTTTGGCTTGGCCTATGGTTGGTGATAGAGCCTTGAGGACGACGACAGGACGGGTGCGATTGGTGCCAGGAGGCTTACctgaggaaaagatggaggacagTAAGATGGAGGACAGaacctgcagcacagagaacTTCTGACTGTGTTCAGATCATTACTAAGGATTATGGGAAATAATAGAGTATCTCCATGaatgaggattttttttggTGACTGAGTTGTCAGTGTCAGATAAATACTGTAATACCTGACAGAACTAACTGTTTAATCTGAAGGATGAagagtgtctctgtctctggatgCTCTGCTCCCACTGAATTAACTAACACCTTCATCACTGTAGTTGTGGACTCAGTTAATTCCTTTTCCTCACTGTGTGCGAACAGTTTTGATTGATCAGATGAATAcgaaaaacaaagacagacacatatTTACTGTCTCCAAGCTTCAGACAGAAAATGGACTGAGTACCTTGTACTGGCGTAGCGGGCACTGGTCTGAAAGGGATGGTGCGACCAACAggtctgtcctggtctgtgGGTGGTCTGTGGACCTGAGGAGGGTCGCAGTTCTTCAGGGTGCAAGGCTCTGTGGACGCCACTATCATCATCTGGAAAACACAGAGGGATGAGGGAGATGGAGGTGGCAGTGACTCCACAGGACAGGTAGGTACAGGTCTGTCTCTGATCCAGCAGCAGTTGTGTTTGAGGAGTGTCAGATAAAACCTGAggtcacatttaaagtcagcaGAAGAAAGTCCAGGCAGAGAAGCCTTTATCAAACCCCGTCTCATCAGTTTCTGGATCGTACCTGAGAGAACGCTCCAGTGATTTGTTCTTCGACGTTTCCCGCCAAAGATGAAGCCATGTGAGACCACACATCGATGGGCTTTCTGgtcttctcttcctccagcctcttcttcctcagctTCAAACTCACACTAGTGATCATTTTGTTCTTCAGAGATTCCACCACAGCCTGGacctgagggagggaggacagtACACGTCATGGTACTGTACATGAACACAGAGACCGACCCAGAGGAGGGAGTTCACCGAGCTGAGCTGTCTCATACTGCACACTGACATTCACCAACTCTGTAACTGGAGgattttagttcatttttaaattagttGGACACATGTTATGAGGCCTGAATGTCAGATTAGACACTGAAGATGACATCAACATATGATGGCTGAAGTTTATAGATAGACAgatatcacaacaacaacagttcaCACTGATTACTCACAGTATCTGGTGACACTGCTGTACTAAAGCTACgtaaacacagagaggacaaTCAAAGATAATCtgtttcatttataatcatatttgtttttcataagaTCTATAAATTCATATAGTAAATGAAACTTCTTATATCAGAGCGATGGAGGAACTTAGTAAATAACCAGGTGACACAATACAACTCATTATGAACATGGTCTCTGTAATGTAACATCTGATGAATGTGAAGGTGACCCAGTGAAACCTGTCCCTGTGAGCCGGTTCAGTGCAGACTGCAGCCCTCAGAAGACCTGGTTTCACCACAGTTTAACTGAGACCttagtttttcatttgtctggtaaaaataaacaatgtttaATACAAAGTAACAGACAGAGAGTCAGAGGGACCGAAGTCACTGATAACCCTCCATAAAGACCAGACCACCGTACCTCTTCTATGGACCGGTTAGGAACCTGTTTTCTCAGGAACGTATAGTCGATGTCTCCGCGGCTTCCGGAGCTTTTGGCCAGTCTCCTCAGAGTTTCCAGGAGCTTCTTCTGCTCCGGTTTCCGCCACTTACAGGTCAGTCTACCCGAAGTATTCTTGGCCGGGTCAGGCATCAAGTTGCGGTCTGGTATTTTTCGAGTCCGAGGAGGCGGCTTCATCTCTGCTGAACTGGACTGACGGGTTCAGGGTCTaactggttctggttctggttctggtcccgCTCATAGAGCTGCCTCCTGAAGACTGTATATGAACGATTTAACTTTACACTGAAGGTAAAAACGTTTCTTCAACACAGAACCGTCATCAGCCACAACTGTACTACTTCCGGTactttttcagaataaaagcgtTTTCAAAGTATTGTTCTTTCTTAACAAAAAGAACATAATTAAGGAACTGAATGTTCAAATACATTTAAGAAATGCTCTTTTCTTCTTACTTAAATACTTCTTAATCAGATAATGAAacacatgaatataaatgttgCTATTTAgtatcaaaattattttttaaataatttatttaaagacAGACGATAGACAtttaatgaccttttaaaaggtgtttttttaaaggtttataGTGCATTATTTAAATCCAAATTTGGTTATTATTGATCATCTTTTAAATGAGTTAACCCATCTATTAGAATGAAACACTAAGAATATAACGAGGCTCAACCAGTTCTGGAAGTTTATCCAGCATACAGACTTTTTGTGTAACACACTGTTCTTTCTTTCGAAACACAACTTAACTAAAGctgaaaagagcagaggaggtaTAAATATTAAGGTATAAGGTTTACACTTGTTATAATGTTTCAGTCTTGTATCGTAGGAGGGAACTATTTCATGGAAGTTACACTTtctaattttaatttgaaagcgAGCTGGATTGGACAGTTTACTGCTTCCGGGTTACTGTGCTCCAGTGCCGTTGAAAATAGAGTTGCGACACTCTTTGACCCTACCACCAGCGACTTTATTCATAACACTTTTTAATATTGATGCAGACTGTGCGTTGACTACTTTGAGAGGATTGGGGTTAgattgtttacagtgtgtgcGCACTAATATTTGTCTCGTGCCTCTGACTGTGCTCATGCTCCCATCCTAATGTTAACTAACGTACAGACTGtaacagacacataaacagacacaagtGAATAGTACGCTGCACGGCTTATTCTAAACCTCCAGTCACTCTGCATTCATCAGCACACTCAGACCCACTGGTCATACTGGATGAACTGTTGGACCCAGTACTGCTACACAAACAAGACTAAGCAGTGCCATCTATTGGttaaaaacagcattaaaacatAATGTTGAAGGGTTTGTTTATTTGGGCCTTTTGTGTTCTTAATATAAAGGCcattaatattttcattgtgatttttttatttatataatgtcTTCTATATACAGGAGATGTTAATCAAGTGGCTTCGACAGACTCTAACTGTTAACGCAGGCTGTAAACACATGGCATGAGGAGACAGGTATTGAGTCAGCCTACACTGAAGTCTTACAGGTGGTTACTCACTGTTATCATATAGTTTTCACGGTTCTCAGCAAGTTTGAGTTATCAATTGACCCCATAAGCCATTGCATTGTTTTATACATATGCAATAGATCAGAGGATTTTGCTCATCTGTTGAGCTAGACTGGCTGCTAGCATCCTACTCATCATCCTCCTCTACATGAAGTATTATTCACAGATTTATATGATCTGCAAAATAATCTAAATGAGGAACTGGTTAAGGTGGATATAATTGTTTTTGGTTCACATGTTTGTATCAAATAAAAGGCCACATAACTGTTTCCTGCAGGTTTACATTGATGAACTCTTAAACTTTAAAAGCCATATCGATGAGTTGATGAAAGAAATTACTGTAATGTTATATGGTGTAATACTTTTCCTGCATTTATAGATCTATATCCATTGTATGTTTTATTGCTAAACTGttcaaaaattaatttataacatAACCTCTCACATCATCTCAATATCATCATTTCAATCTGGCTTCAGGTCTAACCACTCCACAAGTACCACCCTACTTAACCTCACCAATGAAGTGCTCTCTGTTCTAGATAATGGTGAACTTACAGGTGCAGCCTTTATTGATTGAACTGAAGCTTTTGATTTTGTTGATCTGCTTTTAGATAAACTCCATGTGATTGGCCTTGTTCTGTGGTTTGATTCATACCTTCACCACCTGGTATGAAGAGGTGTACCCAAGGGTTCAACACTGGGACCACTTCTCTAtttatttaacaatttaacaTCAATTTTCAGTAACTATTGTATTCAACTCTTTAGTGATGACACTGTTATATATACACCTGAACACCTGTACCTGATGTACCTACTAttgttgaacaaaacaaattattatgATCTTTGACTATTGTGATGTTGTGtattaaaagacattaaaatcaGCCCTCGCCCCACTTAACACAGCATATAATAAACTCTGTAGATTTGTCCTTTTCTCATTCATTATACGATGCatgatgcatttaaatgtcCATCTCTAaatataagaagatatattcaCTGGcttcagttcatttattttaattatcctCCTTATTTACAACAACAGTATCTTGTACCTTTTACATCGAAGTATGAAGTTAGGCACTCTGCCACGTTTAAAGTGGACTTGTTATGCTAATTTCCAGCTCTAT
It encodes:
- the snapc2 gene encoding uncharacterized protein snapc2; the protein is MKPPPRTRKIPDRNLMPDPAKNTSGRLTCKWRKPEQKKLLETLRRLAKSSGSRGDIDYTFLRKQVPNRSIEEVQAVVESLKNKMITSVSLKLRKKRLEEEKTRKPIDVWSHMASSLAGNVEEQITGAFSQMMIVASTEPCTLKNCDPPQVHRPPTDQDRPVGRTIPFRPVPATPVQGKPPGTNRTRPVVVLKALSPTIGQAKRPPGQSRVVKVPHSTVPPPQHKPSTTSVSSPAAPSNQPGATEIPAASPTAPKPETPASGQSTLSPGSAAVVDTPSVSSIKTTQQHPSTSTPTPAPTPASTSTPAPTPASTSSSTPAPSPASTSTSTPAPIPASTLTYTIAPTPASTSAPASTSTPAPTPASTSTPTPTTSTSASTVKSTVSHTPVSPAVTSLPPLPSAAQSSVPSSSSSTSNTHPLPPLSGPAAKVHASFGRTSKFATKDSPRTLGVKCIVDFERIYRYLSAIHNPTDECHLTPMESAIMLDLLMSLPEEVPLLDCKNLHKHLVQVYQRLSSPANSQLARELFNNLKGAPSAQSEGPSGPDSTTPEGQQSSDGTGGGEVVDSGGRTLQPEAESQSSESNNTSSQSGNGDVMGPCPPLNPFMVPLKLLMRR